The genomic interval GGAGGCGGCCGGGCGGGCGAAGTGGTAGGCGCCCCGGATCACCCCGGCGGCGTGCGCGGCCGGATAGTTGGTGTTGAACCGCGAGTCCTTGAAGGTCGTGCCCTCGGTGGCCTTGATGTAGGCCCACTGGATGCCGGCGTTGCGCACGCTGGTCCAGCTGATCGCGCCCTGGTAGTGCGACACGTCGATGCCGGGGGTCGTCGCGGCCTGGGCGGGGCCGGCGGTGACCGCGAGGGTGGCGGCGACCAGCGCGGCCACGGTGAGCACGGAGCTGAGCAGGTGGCCCGGGCGGTTGGCCCGGCGTCCGGAGTCGCTCATCGATCCTCCCGATGGGGGTATGGAGGGTATCGACGCCCATAGTTGAAGATATCTGTCTATGATCACAAGAGGTTTCGTAGTTAATTTTCCCGATCAGTCCGCCGGCTCGGCGGCGCACGGCCCGTCGTGGTCGGCCCGCGACGCGCAGCGGCGACCACCGGGCAACAGCAGGTCACAGCAGACCCGATGGTGTACGTGCGGTGCGTCCTCCGCGCAGACCGTGGCCCGCCCCGCCTCGATCTCCGGCAGGAAACCGATCGACCGGGCGAGCGCGTACGCCAACTCGACCGCCCCGGCGAGGTCGGCACTGGTCGCCGGGAGGCGGATCAGATACCGGGGTGCCGCCCCGTCCCGCCCGCCGGATGCCGGTGCCGCGTCCCGGGGCGACGGATCGAGGACCCGGTCGGCGATCTGGTTCGGTGGCGTACGGCGCCGCGCCGGCACCGGGCCGCCGATCGTTCTCAACAGGCGCATCGGACTCACGCTGATTCCTCTCCGCAGAACTGTCCGGCATTGGAAGGGGCGACCCGGCCCGATTGCCGAGCGGGCCGGGTCGCCCCGCCCTGACACCGCAGCCTTTCCGGCGGTACGGCACCAGGGCTGTCCGAGGGTGGATCGGTCGATTGAGTAATGCTCGGGGTCGCGCCCCGCCACCTTTCCGTGATAGGTATTCGGCAAGTCGGTTCGGAGCCGGGGTCGTGACCCGATCCCGACGCTCTAGTGGAGACCCGACGAGGTCCGGTAGTGCGGCTGCCACCCGCGACGCCCGCCCTCGTCACCTTCTCGGCTGTTGGCCCAGCCGCGGTTGCCGTGCTTGCACCGGAGTTTCCCGGGGGCCGGTGATCACCCTTCACCCGGAGACCACGTTTCCAGCGGCTCCGGGATTGGTGCAAGAGACACCAATTCCCTGACTGCGGCCAATCGCGTCCGAAAGGTGGATCATGCCGACGAGAAACGAATCCTTCGTGCAGACCCTGCGTGCCCAGTGGCTCGGGCAGCAGATGCGCCAGTTGCGCGAGCAGCGCGGCTTCACCCTGAAACGCGCCGCCGAATTCCTGGAGCGCGACTACTCCTCGGTCGCCCGCTGGGAACGGGCCGAGTGGCCGTTCCGGCGTGGCGTGGTCGTCTCGCTGCTCGACCTCTACGGCGAGCACGATCCGCGTACCCGGGCGCACCTGATCCAGCTCGCCGAGGACGCCTGGCGGACCGACCGGTGGGACGACGACTACGACGAGATCGTCGACGCCTCGTTCATCGACTTTCCCTGGCTGGAGACCCGGGCCGAGCAGATCTGCTCCTTCGACGCGATGCTGATGCCGGGCCTGATGCAGACCCCGGAGTACGCCGAGGCGGTGATCCGCAACGCCGAGGGGAAGCGGGCCACCCCGTTCTCGGTGGCGAAGTGGATGCAGTTGCGGCTGGACCGGCAGCGGGTGCTGGAGCCCGATTTCGGGGTCACCGTCTCGGCGGTGATCGACGAGAGCGTGCTGCGCCGCCCGGTCGGCGGCCCGGCGTTGATGCGCGGCCAACTGAAGCACCTCGGCGAGCTGCTGCGCCGGCCCAACGTGCAGGTCCGGGTCCTCCCCGCCACCGTCGGCCTACACCCGGGCCTCGACGGCTCATTCGTCCTGTTCAGAATGCCGAAGCCCTACCCCGAAGTGGCCTACGCGGAGACACTCGGCGGCCGGCTCTTCATGGAAGCGCCGAAATCCAAACGGTACGCGGAGGCGTACGCTCGGTTGCAGCAGATGGCGCTCGACCCGACCGGGTCGGCGAGGCTGATCGCGACGATCGCAGAGGAGCTGTGATGAGCGAGTCCCTGCCGGCGGTTGCCTGGCACATCAGCACGAAAAGCAACAGCAACGGCGGGAGCTGTGTCGAGGCGGGTCCGCTGCTGGACGGCTCCGGCCGGGTCGCCGTACGGCACAGCAAGGCACCGGACGCGGCGGTGATCGTCTACACCCGACCGGAGTGGGACGCCTTCCTGGCCGGCGCCAAGGAGGGCGAGTTCGACTTCCCGCCCGCCTGATCCCGGCGCCCGACAGGCTCCGCTCAGCCACTCGACGGCGCGGTCGGGTCAGAGCGGGACGGCGCCGGGCCGCCCATCCTCCACCACGTACGACGCGAGCGTACGGACGTCCGCGTCGGGACTGGTCACCTGACCGCGCCAGCCCTCGGTGCGTACCGCCCGGACGTCGGTACGCCACCGCTGCCGGTCGAGCTGGCAGAGCAGGTAGCCGCGGTCGTACCCGGCGAAGTAGCGCACGTGCGGCA from Plantactinospora sp. BC1 carries:
- a CDS encoding helix-turn-helix transcriptional regulator encodes the protein MPTRNESFVQTLRAQWLGQQMRQLREQRGFTLKRAAEFLERDYSSVARWERAEWPFRRGVVVSLLDLYGEHDPRTRAHLIQLAEDAWRTDRWDDDYDEIVDASFIDFPWLETRAEQICSFDAMLMPGLMQTPEYAEAVIRNAEGKRATPFSVAKWMQLRLDRQRVLEPDFGVTVSAVIDESVLRRPVGGPALMRGQLKHLGELLRRPNVQVRVLPATVGLHPGLDGSFVLFRMPKPYPEVAYAETLGGRLFMEAPKSKRYAEAYARLQQMALDPTGSARLIATIAEEL
- a CDS encoding DUF397 domain-containing protein translates to MSESLPAVAWHISTKSNSNGGSCVEAGPLLDGSGRVAVRHSKAPDAAVIVYTRPEWDAFLAGAKEGEFDFPPA